Proteins from one Leptospira meyeri genomic window:
- a CDS encoding alpha/beta fold hydrolase, producing the protein MKKQKIFRLLLPLGIFLVVACGQNGNQNSKDNAAVLAVLNGTNSSTSATPEALQLSNAANTKDIQSAFAKENDGSFTFNDNISFLSNDGVKITGNLFIPKSGTGPFPAVIFVNSWALNEYEYIVPAAKLAKKGYVVFSYNTRGFGTSGGLINVAGPKDMEDLSKGIDFLLANAPVNPTNIGIAGISYGAGISLLGLSKEPRIKTAVAMSGWGSLPDSLYGNQTPRLVWGLLLVTAGYITGRMDPIIAENFGKLLDTRDVATVLAWASERSPNSAVAALNAAGKPVYISNNSQDNLFQPNQILPYFEQLTVPKKLDLNNGIHATAEIGGVLGLENYVWTNAYDWFDYWLKGIQNGIMAKPKVSIQKRFSSSRVTYSTWPNPNKVERTYHLRPMGLLTPGKITTTANTTNGNDTILSGGTSATTGVPLLSEILDGAVSVPVTTNVNLIDRSNAMVYISDPLISVLKIRGRTFYKGKINSSDTAPHVVVYLYEVDFWGTGKLITHGTATLFGVKGKDTDLNVDLQAVAHDFPVGSRLALAIDNIDPMYAVPKPVSLYTTTFKHSTSSASTLRFESE; encoded by the coding sequence ATGAAAAAGCAAAAAATCTTTCGTCTGCTTTTGCCACTTGGAATCTTCCTCGTGGTGGCTTGCGGACAAAACGGAAACCAAAACTCAAAAGACAATGCTGCCGTACTAGCTGTGTTAAATGGAACAAACTCTAGTACTTCGGCAACACCGGAAGCCCTCCAACTAAGCAATGCAGCCAATACAAAAGACATTCAATCTGCATTTGCAAAAGAAAACGATGGAAGTTTCACTTTCAATGATAACATTTCGTTTCTCAGTAACGATGGTGTCAAAATTACGGGAAACTTATTCATTCCTAAGTCAGGAACGGGCCCCTTCCCCGCTGTGATTTTTGTCAACAGCTGGGCTCTTAACGAATATGAATACATTGTGCCCGCTGCCAAACTCGCAAAAAAAGGGTATGTTGTATTTAGTTATAACACAAGAGGATTCGGAACTTCTGGTGGACTCATCAACGTAGCAGGTCCGAAAGACATGGAAGACCTTTCCAAAGGAATTGATTTCCTTCTAGCAAATGCTCCTGTGAATCCGACAAACATTGGTATTGCGGGGATCTCTTACGGTGCAGGGATTTCTCTTCTTGGTCTAAGCAAAGAACCAAGAATTAAAACGGCGGTTGCCATGAGTGGTTGGGGAAGTTTGCCAGACTCTTTGTATGGAAACCAAACTCCAAGACTAGTCTGGGGTTTATTACTTGTCACTGCTGGTTATATTACGGGAAGAATGGATCCTATCATCGCAGAAAACTTTGGAAAACTATTAGACACCAGAGATGTTGCAACAGTATTAGCATGGGCAAGTGAACGATCACCAAACAGTGCTGTCGCAGCTTTGAATGCAGCAGGAAAACCTGTTTACATTTCTAACAACTCACAAGACAACCTATTCCAACCAAACCAAATCCTTCCTTATTTTGAGCAACTCACAGTTCCAAAAAAATTAGATTTGAACAATGGAATTCATGCCACTGCGGAAATTGGAGGAGTTCTTGGACTTGAAAATTATGTTTGGACCAATGCTTATGACTGGTTTGATTATTGGTTGAAAGGAATTCAAAATGGAATCATGGCAAAACCAAAAGTTTCGATTCAAAAAAGATTTTCTTCTTCAAGAGTTACCTACTCGACTTGGCCAAATCCAAACAAAGTAGAAAGGACTTATCACTTAAGACCGATGGGTCTTCTCACTCCAGGGAAAATCACAACCACTGCGAATACAACAAACGGAAATGATACGATCCTCTCTGGTGGAACAAGTGCTACAACTGGAGTTCCACTTTTATCGGAAATCTTAGATGGCGCAGTCTCCGTCCCAGTGACAACCAATGTCAATTTGATTGATCGCTCGAATGCAATGGTATATATTTCTGACCCATTGATAAGTGTTCTCAAAATACGCGGGCGTACTTTTTACAAAGGAAAAATTAATAGTTCCGACACGGCACCTCATGTTGTTGTGTATTTGTATGAAGTTGATTTTTGGGGAACTGGAAAGTTAATCACACATGGAACGGCAACCCTCTTCGGTGTCAAAGGCAAAGATACAGATCTTAATGTTGATCTACAAGCAGTAGCTCATGATTTTCCAGTAGGTAGTCGATTAGCACTTGCGA
- a CDS encoding helix-turn-helix domain-containing protein — MFDFFGSWLQFGAWYHFILGLGILVKEKGSKGFPFAMIAAFSGGTLIFYAYRLYVGFEFETPVLNHGYVPIIFLIPGSMQYTIEQFLSLEPIPLGGLKRLYPTFFVILLLLFLEWKFPHLLLQSMNQSFAGAPFSIPEMISAIGCVYWVGTFVWMIYQYRMILYRNPNKEAKLGVQVLGMILKGNITFASFIFFSTYFRWHTGIYFTAGLATLMAVVAFIGTEINHELFKDILPGLRQSYRTSRILNLDLEKLQKDLDYYLKVECIYREEDLNLASLSEKLGIKDYQLSEYINAYLGINFNRLINECRISEVCRLLEEEPKANLLSLAYQVGFNSKANFNLAFKAFKKVSPSEYAKSVGRG; from the coding sequence ATGTTCGATTTTTTTGGCTCTTGGCTCCAGTTTGGGGCCTGGTATCATTTCATTTTAGGGCTTGGTATTCTTGTAAAAGAGAAGGGCTCTAAAGGATTTCCATTTGCAATGATTGCTGCTTTTTCCGGTGGGACTTTAATTTTTTACGCCTATCGATTGTATGTTGGGTTCGAATTTGAAACTCCTGTCTTGAACCATGGTTACGTTCCCATAATTTTTTTGATTCCTGGGAGTATGCAGTACACAATTGAACAATTTCTAAGTTTAGAACCTATTCCTTTGGGTGGGTTAAAACGATTGTATCCAACTTTTTTTGTGATTCTTCTCCTTCTTTTTTTGGAATGGAAGTTTCCTCATCTGCTTTTACAATCAATGAATCAAAGTTTTGCGGGAGCTCCATTCTCTATACCAGAAATGATTTCTGCCATTGGATGTGTTTACTGGGTTGGTACTTTTGTGTGGATGATCTATCAATATAGAATGATTCTCTATCGTAATCCCAACAAAGAAGCAAAACTAGGTGTTCAAGTTTTAGGAATGATTTTAAAAGGAAACATTACCTTTGCTAGTTTTATCTTTTTTAGTACGTATTTTCGTTGGCATACAGGAATATATTTTACGGCGGGGCTTGCCACACTGATGGCAGTGGTTGCATTTATCGGAACAGAAATCAATCACGAATTGTTCAAAGATATTCTGCCAGGTCTTCGCCAATCCTATCGCACTTCTCGTATCCTTAACTTGGATTTGGAAAAACTTCAAAAAGATTTGGACTATTATTTGAAAGTTGAATGTATCTATCGAGAAGAGGATTTGAATTTGGCCTCTCTTTCTGAAAAGTTAGGTATTAAAGATTACCAACTCAGCGAATATATCAATGCCTATCTTGGCATTAACTTTAATCGTTTGATCAATGAATGTCGCATATCGGAGGTCTGTCGTCTTCTAGAAGAAGAACCAAAAGCTAACTTGTTATCTCTGGCTTACCAAGTTGGTTTTAACTCCAAAGCCAACTTTAATTTAGCATTTAAGGCTTTCAAAAAAGTATCCCCCAGCGAATATGCGAAATCTGTTGGAAGAGGGTAG
- a CDS encoding NADase-type glycan-binding domain-containing protein: MFKSRFIKVIMLLCLVSLFAVNCKKSKTVLSDAFLIENPGEKKPILTPEGKVKRGEYVTLLEEKDFNGVKFNLVEIKGVSTKGWLEEKNLYEGELKSATVIRDADLYLRPNEKSEKSGKVKAGLVVFVIEEADNFTLIQFPGKKSYILKSDLGDGETVVKTISISGLGAATVSASSQYIQTEGKELDYDPRNAFDGKFQTGWCEGKTGDDGVGESLTVSFPSTIKLTEISLVNGLAKSEESYKNNNRIASIKVEGSYGKTETLDFNDDVFDFQTKTVDLEGSSFKFIITKIHKGKITDTCLSEIKLTGSEKTYSSEPEENYEGTDSN, encoded by the coding sequence ATGTTTAAATCTCGTTTCATAAAAGTAATCATGCTTCTATGTTTGGTTTCGCTTTTTGCAGTGAATTGCAAGAAAAGCAAAACGGTTCTTTCGGACGCATTTCTAATTGAAAACCCAGGTGAAAAAAAGCCAATTTTAACTCCGGAAGGAAAAGTGAAACGAGGAGAATATGTTACATTGTTAGAAGAAAAAGACTTCAACGGTGTGAAATTCAACTTAGTTGAGATCAAAGGTGTTAGCACAAAAGGTTGGTTAGAAGAAAAAAACCTTTATGAAGGAGAACTGAAGTCTGCAACAGTAATCCGTGATGCTGATTTATACCTTCGTCCAAATGAAAAAAGTGAAAAATCTGGAAAAGTAAAAGCTGGTTTAGTCGTTTTTGTTATAGAAGAAGCTGATAATTTTACATTAATCCAATTCCCTGGAAAAAAATCTTATATCCTCAAATCTGACTTAGGCGATGGAGAAACAGTTGTAAAAACAATTAGCATCTCTGGTTTAGGAGCTGCAACAGTTTCTGCCTCTTCTCAATACATTCAAACAGAAGGTAAAGAATTAGATTACGACCCACGAAATGCATTTGATGGTAAATTCCAAACTGGTTGGTGTGAAGGAAAAACTGGTGATGACGGAGTTGGCGAATCTCTTACAGTATCTTTTCCAAGCACAATCAAGCTAACAGAAATTAGCCTAGTGAATGGACTTGCAAAAAGTGAAGAGAGTTACAAAAACAATAACAGAATTGCATCTATCAAAGTAGAAGGCTCTTATGGAAAAACAGAAACGTTGGATTTTAACGACGATGTTTTCGATTTCCAAACTAAAACTGTAGATTTGGAAGGAAGTAGTTTTAAATTTATCATTACAAAAATTCATAAAGGAAAAATTACCGATACTTGTTTAAGTGAAATCAAACTCACAGGTTCAGAAAAAACTTATTCGAGTGAACCTGAAGAAAATTACGAAGGTACTGACTCAAACTAG